Sequence from the Penaeus vannamei isolate JL-2024 chromosome 25, ASM4276789v1, whole genome shotgun sequence genome:
ATATTAGAACGAATATTTAACTattacatacagtgtatatatcgcaaaaataagaatgagattaatagagaaagaaaaatgagaacaaaatctagattaatagaaagagagaaggcaagaaaaggaaagaggaaaggaggttgGAATTAGAACAACGTTTTTTATTTACGGAAGAAAAAAGGTTTATTTACCGAACAAACATTTAtttccagagagagaggaaggagtgacagagaaagcgagatcaAGAGAAATcgagattgaatgagagagagagagaaaggaggatagaaggaagaaaatttTAGTCTAAAAAATTCCTTCACAgagtaatgatatataaatatgtatatgtacgtatgcaatatatatatatatatatatatatatatatatatatatatatatatatatatatgtgtgtgtgtgtgtgtgtatgtgtatgtgtatgtgtatgtgtatgtgtatgtgtatgtgtatgtgtatgtgtatgtgtatgtgtatgtgtatgtgtatgtgtatgtgtatgtgtatgtgtatgtgtgtgtatgtgtatgtgtatgtgtatgtgtatgtgtatgtgcgtgtgtgtgtgtgtgtgtgtgtatgtttgcatgtatatattcttgGCGGAATTAGAATATACATTTCTGGAATACGGgaacgagagaaaaagcgagatcGAAAAGGAAAAATCGAGATTGAGATAAAGctagaaaaaatatttttgataaagGGAGATCTttgagaagatgaaaagagatatTAGGAGGAAGATTGAATTATTTTCTgagaaaatagagagattgagaggaagataCAAAGAGCCGTttggagaaaataataaaaagatttttgagatcataaaaatatatatttttaggtaatataaaaaagtatttagaaaatcaaagaaagcgagatagagaggaagataccAAGAGGAAGTTTGAGAAaatgataggaagggagagagagagatagactaaagacaaagagagggagagagatagacagaagtcaaagagagagagagagacagaagacaaagatatatatagagagagagatagacaaaagacaaagagagagagatagacagaagacaaaagagaaagagaaaacaaaagagagggaaagagagatagacagaagacaaagagagagagagagaagacaaagacatagagagagagagagagatagacaatagacaaagagagagagacagaagacaaagagagggaaagagagatagacagaagacaaagagagagagagagagagacagaagacaaaagaaagggaaagagagataaatctgacagaagacaaagagagagagaagacaaaagagagagggaaagagagatagacagaaggcaaagaatgagaaagggaaagagagacagacagaaggcaaagagagagaaagagacagaagacaaaagagagagggaaagagaaatagacagaagacaaagagagggaaagagaaatagacagaagacagagagagagagagagagacagaagacaaaagagagagggaaaaagagatagaaggcaaagaatgagaaagggaaagagaaatagacagaagacagagagagagagatatagacagaagacaaagagagagagagaagacaaaagagagggaaagagagatagacagaaggcaaagagagagagagagagacagaagacaaagagagagagagagagacagaagacaaaagagagagggaaagagcctCGTAGGAAAACACGATCATTAATGCATAATCACTTCTATCATTAGAGGGAGGGAAGCCACGCCGCTTCAGAGTCACGGATCATCagctttcttttcgttctcttcctttctcttctcttcccttctctctctttcacttcccttctcttccctttcgcttcctttcccttctctctcactgtctgctctctttctcattcgtttatctctctctttctctctctctctcgctctctttctctctctctctctctctctctctctctctctctctctctctctctctctctctctctctcactctcactctcactctcactctcactctcactctcactctcactctcactctcactctcactctcactctcactctcactctcactctcactctcactctcactcactctcactctcattctcactctcactctctcctctcgggagagacggagagaaaaagagatagcgagaaaggagtgaatgcgagagagagaaagaagagagagagcaatattcTCGCTTTATTCAGGGAACCGGGGGAAAAATATTCGATTATGCGGCCATAATTTCCTGTTTCTAAAGGCATTTACGTGGAGAATAATGCTCATTTAAACTCGAGCCTTGAAGGGGGCAAACCAAAtttctgttgggggggggggggtcgtgttctTTCGTCCGGAGCGGCGTCGACGAAAGAATATTCCGTATTGGACCGTTAGTTTTAAACAGCACGTACTTCTGTTGAAGATCTTatgctttattgttattttctgttattcctgATGATGTTTGCGGTCGCGTCAGAGAAAGAATATTCTGTATTCGACCGTTAGTTTTAAACGGTTTTAAACGAATATTTCTCTGTCGTTGGTTTTTAACGGTTTTAAGCGAATATTTCTGTCGTTAGTTTTAAACGGTTTTAAACGAATATTTCTTTGTCGTCATTTTCAAACGGTTTTAAACGAATATTTCTGTCGTTAGTTTTAAACGGTTTTAAACGAATATTTCTCTGTCATTAGTTTTAAACGTTACATTTTTTCTGTTGGTTTTTAtgcatttctgttatttttctcttctgccaTTCTTGATGCTGTGGCCGAGAAtaccgatgattataataaatatcaaaataatcaaGAATATGAGTAATGATAGCGCAATTACATGATACAGACATAAGTCCTTCTGAAATATTGATAACAGAGGTAACAACAATGGTAGTATGTGCATGGTATTGATACCATTAACATATTTGACCATAAAAACCGTAATCAGAAAAAAACTAGAACTAGAGACATGAAATAGAGAATCACCTCCACTTTTAATTTGAAATCCATGACGAAGCAAAAAATTGTGTAAACCTTTCCTTGGTAAACGTTAACGCCTATGCACTGAATTTGTTAGTGTGTTTCGGTTCGTGagtttctctcattttatctctctttctttctctttctctttctcttgctcttgctctttctctctctttctctttctcttgctctttctcttgctctttctctctctttctttctcattctctctctctctctctctctctctctttctctctctctctctctctctctctctctctctctctctctctctctctctctctctctctcttacttttatttcctctccttatatatatatatatatatatatatatatatatatatatatatatatatatatatatatatatatatatatatatatatatatatatatatatatatatatatatatatatatatatatatatatatatatatatatttatatatatatatttatctatatatgtatgtatatatatatatatatgtatatatatatatacacaaatatacatatatatatatatatatatatatatatttatatatgtatatatatatgcatatatatatatatatatatatatatatatacacaaatatatatatatatatatatatatatatatatatatatatacacatacatatacatatatatatatatatatatatatatatatatatatatatttgtatatgtatatatatatatatatatatatatatatatatatatatatatgtatgtatttgtgtgtatattatatatgtatataaatatatatatatatatagatagatagatatatatatgtacatatatgtgtatatatatatatatatatatatatatatatatatatatatatatgtgtgtgtgtgtgtgtgtgtgtgtatatatgtatatatatatatatatatatatatatatatatatatatatatatatatatatatatatatatatatatatatacatatacatatatatatatatatatatatatatatatatatgtatatatatatatatatatatatatatatatatatatatatatatatatatatgtatatatatatatatatatatatatatttatttatttatatatatatatatatatatatatgtgtgtgtgtgtgtgtgtgtgtgtgtgtgtgtatgtgtgtgtgtgtgtgtgtgtgtgtgtgtgtgtgcatgcgtgtgtgtgtgcatgcgtgtgtgtgtatgtgtgtttgtgtgtgtgtttgtgtgtgtgtgtgtgtgtgtgtggtgtgtgtgtgtgtgcgtgtgtgtgtgtgtgtgcgtgcgtgcgtgcgtgcgtgcgtgtgtgtgtgtgtgtgtgtgtgtgtgtgtctgtgtgtgtgtgtttatagagatagatagatatacatatacatgtacatatatacaatcaccaGCCATTATTTGTtactcatcattattcatcataacgcagtactattatcatccaCCTCAGCATTGCCACCATCATTACTCTCAATCTgggatgtcatcattatcaccaaccatatcatcatcacccaCATAGCATAGCGCCATTACTATTACAAGACTCCCATTATCATTTCCCTTCGTTTCGGTTCTCCTATCtataccagtaaaaaaaaaaaaaaaaaaaaaaaaaaaaaaaaaaggaggagagagaaagggagagagagagagagagagagagagagagagagagagagagagagagagagagagagagagagagagagagagagagagagagagagagagagagagagagagagagagagagagaaagagagagaggagaggagagagagagagagagagagagagagagagagtgagagagagagaaagagaaatagaaggaaagagagagagagaaagggagagagagagagagagaggaaggagagagagagagagagagagaaagaaagagagagagagagagaagaaaaaataagaataaaagtattaTATCCGATTCCTTGTTTTGACTTTTGGAGATTTACTGATGAAATAAAACAGATTTATGATTATTAGACCGTACTTTCGATCCAGAGTTATCTAGGTTATGAGTCGAGTAATTTTTCCTTTTAATAAATTACTtgctttgttttatgtttattgttatttgtgagAATTCATTAACAGTAAACAAAGGCGATTGGGTTATAACTTTTATTCTTAAAAGTGATGtttcttatcatctttactatcatatttactatttatttattatcatatttatttattatcatatttatttattatcatatttatttattatcatatttatttattatcatatttatctattatcatatttattcattatcgcaTTTATTCATTGTCATATTCATTTATgatcatatctatttattatcatatttatttattatcatatttattattatatttactgttgttgatgtcatcttttaatgttgttgtttagagtatgattattgttattattattaccatgtgtGCTTCTCctgctttatcattactatcttcattattatctctattatcagcattgttattatcattattattagcattgttattatcattattgttgctgctattatcatcctcattattatcattatcatgattatcattaatgttatcattattgatgttattattatcattattatgatctatatcatcattatcattatcatcatcattttcattagcattatcataaacaccattgccatcattacgGTTAATTGTTAATTGTCATCATCTTTGcttttattggttttatcatcaccgttaatatttctatcatcattattgttattatcattaccttcagtATTATCCCTattacattattaccatcattatcatggagattattattattattattaccatcatcattattaccatcattattatcatcattattatccctgttacattattaccataattattatcattattatcattatatctaccattattaccattacattattatcgagatcatcattaatgttacttgTGCGATTTGGAAATCCCACGGAAATTAATCAAGagatatttctcccttcctctctccttctttcaccctcctccttctacctcttgcatgctctttcccttttcttttccctttccctcgatttctccctatccatttccctctccttctctccctccatatccctctccctcttcgttttcctctccttctgtatccctctccctctccatctccatctccttctctctctgcctttctttctccctctccatttccctctccctctccctttccttctccctctccttcttcctatccctctccatctccatctccctctccttttctccctccatatccctctccctttccttttccctctccgtctcccttcccttctccctctccctctccctctccctctccctctccctttccttcaatatttacttctccttctccctctccatctccctctccttctctccctttccttctccctctccttctccctctccttctctcccttcatttccttctccctctatatccctctccctttccttctccctccccttctcccgctctGCCACGCCTCTCACTCCCAAAGTTTCCTTAAATTCACTACTCCCCTTCCACTTTAAGCCGTCTTTctgccttctcccacttcccttctcttcctccttaatatccccacctccttcactcctttatttccttctctcccttccttccctcccccttccaccttttctctctgagtctcttctgtttttcatccctttaccctcccttccctctccatttcctctttaagtccctccctatttatttcctttcttctttaattcccccctttcccctctctttcctttcctttaagaCCCTCcctttttacttcctttcctctcccttccttcttaaagtccctcccttttcactccctttcttctccctttcctctttaagtccctcccttgccttccctctcccctttgtgTGTTTTACAGTAGAAACAAGAATAAGCAAACACCATTAAAAacactaaacaaaataaaacaatatttaaccacatccctcacacctcccccccccccaaaaaaaaaatgaataaatatatatatatatatatatatatatatatatatatatatatatatatatatatatatatatatatatatatatatatatatacacatacatatatatatacatatataacctaaaaagaaaaggaaaatgaataaagaaaagagccTTTCCAAAGCATTAAAGTTATTCAATCTCACTGAATTAATTCTCACCATTACCATGTAGGTTTTCCTAATGAGAAATCCTTTTAATCACTGCCTTTTAACAAGTGCCCAACGCCtttttaatcatcttcattaattaagtcttttttttctcttaatgacATTCTGTAGTAGCCGAATATTCTTTCTTTTAGGTTTTCAACTTAATTGGTTTGGTTTTATTCCTTTTCCGATCCACTATGTTCATAAGGGGATTtctgttcaaaaagaaaaagaaaaataattcaagACTCATTAGTATGTGTTAGaccttttttgtttatatgtttcagacctgttttgtttacttgtctgaGACCTGTTTTGTTCACATGTATGAGACCTGTTTTGTTTGCATGTCTTGACCTGctttgtttacatgtctgagACCTGTTTTGTTCACATGTCTGAGACCTGTTTTGCTTACATGTCTGAGACCTGTCTTGGTTACATGTCTGAGACTTGTTTTGATCACATGTCTGAGACCTGCCTTGGTTACATGTCTGAGACCTGTTTTGCTTACATGTCTGAGACCTggtttgtttacatgtctgaGACCTGTCTTGGTTACATGCGTGAGACCTGTCTTGTTTACATGTCTGAGACctgttttgtttacatgtctgagacctgctttgtttacatgtctgagACCTGTCTTGTTTACATGTCTGAGACCTCTTTTGTTTACACGTCTGAGACctatttgtttacatgtctgaGACCTGTTCTGTTGACATGTCTGAGACCTGTCTTGATTACATGTCTGAGACCTGTTCTGTTCACATGTCTGAGACCTGTCTTGTTTACATGTCTGAGACCTCTTTTGTTTACACGTCTGAGACctatttgtttacatgtctgaGACCTGTTCTGTTCACATGTCTGAGACCTGTCTTGATTACATGTCTGAGACCTGTTCTGTATACATGTCTGAGACCTGTTCTGTTCACATGTCTGAGACCTGTCTTGTTTACATGGCTGAGACTTGTCTTGTTTACATGTCTGAGACCTGTTCTGTTTACATGTCAGAGACCTGTCTTGGTTACATGTCTGAGACCTGTCTTGTTTACATGTCTGAGACCTGTCTTGTTTACATGTCTGAGACCTGTCTTGTTTACATGTCTGAGACCTGTCTTGTTTACATGTCTGAGACCTGTTCTGTTTACATGTCTGAGACCTGTTCTGTTTACATGTCTGAGACCTGTTCTGTTTACATGTCTGAGACCTGTTCTGTTTACATGTCTGAGACCTGTTCTGTTTACATGTCTGAGACCTGTTCTGTTTACATGTCTGAGACCTGTTCTGTTTACATGTCTGAGACCTGTTTTGTTTACGTGTCTGAGACCTGTCTTGTTTACATGTCTGAGACCTGTTCTGTTGACATGTCTGAGACCTGTCTTGTTTACATGTCTGAGACCTGTTCTGTTTACTTGTCTGAGACCTGTCTTGTTTACATGTCTGAGACCTGTTCTGTTGACATGTCTGAGACCTGTCTTGTTTACATGTCTGAGACCTGTTCTGTTCACATGTCTGAGACCTGTTCTGTTTACATGTCTGAGACCTGTCTTGTTTACATGTCTGAGACTTGTTTTGTTCACATGTCTGAGGCCTATTCTGTTCACATGTATGAGACctgttttgtttacttgtctgaaacctgttttgtttacatgtctgagacctgctttgtttacatgtctgagacctgctttgtttacatgtctgaaacttgttttgtttacatgtctgagacctgtcttgtttacatgtgtgagacctgttttgtttacatgtgtgagACCTGTCTTGTTTACATGTCTGAGACctgttttgtttacatgtctgaGACCTGTTTTGCTTACATGTCTGAGACCTCTTTTGTTTACATGTCTGAAACCTGTTCTGTTCACATGTCTGAGACCTGTCTTGGTTACATGTCTGAGACCTGTTCTGTTTACATGTCTGAGACCTGTCTTGGTTACATGTCTGAGACCTGTTTTGTTGACATGTCTTGACCTGCTTTGTTCACATGTCTGAGACCTGTCTTGTTTACATGTCTGAGACCTGctttgtttacatgtctgagacctgtcttgtttacatgtctgagacctgtcttggttacatgtctgagacctgtcttgtttacatgtctgagacctgttctgtttatatgtctgataCCTGTCTTGTTTTCATGTCTGAGACCTGTTCTGTTTACATGTCTGAGACCTGTCTTGGTTACATGTCTGAGACCTGTTCTGTATACATGTCTGAGACCTGTTCTGTTTACATGTCTGAGACCTGTCTTGTTTACATGTCTGAGACCTGTCCTGTTTACATgtctaaggataatgataaaacaccGGCTTTCTTCAGCTTCAAAGACGTGTGTAATGATACGAACCTTGTAATATATGATTGGAATTAagggtctctcgctctttctcccgtcaggtttttccttctctgttttctcttttctctctttctctttttctctttttttttctttttctttttctttttctttttctttttctttttcttttcttttcttttcttttcttttcttttcttttcttttcttttcttttcttttcttttcttttcttttcttttcttttcttttcttttctttttcttattctttttctttttctttttctttttctttttttctttttctttttctttttctttttgtttttcttttttgtttttcttttttttttcctctttttttttttctttctttctttctttatctttctctctctctctctctctctccttctctctctctctctctctctctctctctctctctctctctctctctctctctctatctatctatctatctatatctctacctatctatttatacctctctctctctctctcctctatttctctctctctctctctctctctctctctctctctctctctctctctctctctctctctctctctctctctctctcgtctctctctctcccgctctctctctcccgctctctctctcccgctctctctctcccgctctctctctcccgctctctctctcccgctctctctctcccgctctctctctcccgctctctctcccccgctctgtctctcccgctctctctctccgctctctatctctcccgctctctctctcccgctctctctctcccgctgtctctgtcccgctctctctctcgcgctgtgtgtctcccggtctctctctcccggtctctctctcccgctctctctctcctgcgctctctctcctgccctctctctcctgcgctctctctcctgcgctctctctcctccgctctctctcctgcgctctctctcctgcactctctctcccgtcctctctctctctctctgcgctctccctcccgcgctctctctcccgctctctctctctcctcccgctctctctctcccgctctctctctcccgctctctctcacccgctctctctctcccgctctctctctcccgctctctctctcccgctctctctctcccgctctctctctcccgctctccatctcccgctctctctctcccgctctctctctcgctcgctctctcgctctcgctctcgctctctctctctctctctctctctcgctttcgctctcgctctcgctctccctctccactctccctctccctcttcctctccctctctcttccctctctccctctctcctctcctccctccctctctccgtctctccctccttccctctctccctccctccctctctccctctctccctctcttcctctcttcctatcaccCTCTAATCCTCTCACCGTCTCTTCctatcaccctctcaccctctcttcctctctcctcaccctctctctccctctctccctctcttcctctctccctatcaatAGCGTTTATGTTTCCTGTCACTTTTCCTTCCTCTGACCACTCGCAAAAGGATCGTAAATCGCTATTTTTTGCtgttaagacagacagacaaacacataatcaTCAGACAGAAAGTTCGCAACAGATGGCCTCTAAatcatcataaaatcataatcagTAACATCACTTTCCCAATCAATACAAAGATTATACATGTATTTGTTAGGTAGGTCTGATTCGCATGgtagtgaaccgtattcatgttgacaagtggAGAAAGGTATGAGTCAGattggatattttcacaatacaagagatgtatttgaccggtatcgTATGTATCTTCGCCTGaaatacattctcattcatacttttctacatcGCGTGGTACTGTATTCTACACCGGTTCCATGAATCACAATAATTCACTGTAGCCATCTCAGGCATATAATGTTAATGCATACAAATCGGTTTAGTATAAATTAAGCTAAATTAATCTAATCAAAACAGATTGCCattcaataaataaatctaaatccCTCAGATTATAAAAAAAGATCTTGTTTTTCGTTTAATATTCCTAAAcaaagaatatacatatgcaaattatAAATCTCATCTTAATCTATCATCGAAATACAGTACTTTCAATGactagataaaaacaacaataaaacaaattaacaatAGCAAACAAACACAGTACTCCCAGCATCttattataaataacaataaaacaggaGAATTAATAGAATTAATAGTATGAATAgtaaaaattaatag
This genomic interval carries:
- the LOC138866359 gene encoding serine/arginine repetitive matrix protein 5-like, with product MYTEQVSDMSQTCKQDRSQTCNQDRSQTCKQDRSQTCKQSRSQTCKQDRSQTCEQSRSRHVNKTGLRHVTKTGLRHVNRTGLRHVTKTGLRHVNRTGFRHVNKRGLRHNRPQTCEQNKSQTCKQDRSQTCKQNRSQTCEQNRSQTCKQDRSQTCQQNRSQTCKQDRSQTSKQNRSQTCKQDRSQTCQQNRSQTCKQDRSQTRKQNRSQTCKQNRSQTCKQNRSQTCKQNRSQTCKQNRSQTCKQNRSQTCKQNRSQTCKQNRSQTCKQDRSQTCKQDRSQTCKQDRSQTCKQDRSQTCNQDRSLTCKQNRSQTCKQDKSQPCKQDRSQTCEQNRSQTCIQNRSQTCNQDRSQTCEQNRSQTCKQIGLRRVNKRGLRHVNKTGLRHVNRTGLRHVIKTGLRHVNRTGLRHVNKTGLTHVTKTGLRHVNKPGLRHVSKTGLRHVTKAGLRHVIKTSLRHVTKTGLRHVSKTGLRHVNKTGLRHKSPYEHSGSEKE